Sequence from the Pan paniscus chromosome 4, NHGRI_mPanPan1-v2.0_pri, whole genome shotgun sequence genome:
AGAGAGCAAACTTCCCAGACCAGTGGCCCGCGGGGAGCGGTGCAGACACCGCAGCAACCCACCCGGAGCCCTCCGGCCCTCGCTCCGTGTGCCCAAGGGGCGTCCCCAGAGGTGTCGCCTGCAAGGCAGCCGCGTACGTCGTTCTCAGTGCGGGTCCTGGGGGGCGGCGGCGGTGCCGGGGGTACGGCCTGGGGTCCCGTCGGTGTCCACTGCCCGCCTAGGCGCTGGGGCCACAGATCGGGGCTACACGGCTCGCGCCGACCGAACGCTGCCGCCAGAGCGGTGGAAAAGCGCTGGGCAGGCCGGCCTGGGGCTTTCGAGCTCTGCCGCCGAGCGCAGCAGAAATACGGTGTGCAGGCAGGACCCGAAACAGAAGAGACCGGGGAGGactggggaggagaggaaggctgGCTGTGGCAGGAACCCGGGCGCTCGGCACCTCCCCTGGTCCCGGGGGCCCTGAACCCCCGCCGCCGTCGCCGCCGGACCCCGCGATCGTCCTGAACCCGGACCAGGCGCTTTCGGTTTCCCGGCGCTCTGCGGCGCTGCTTTGTTCACCCTGCGCGCGCGGTTCCCGGAGTCCAGAGCTGCGGGCCTGAGGCTGAGGGCGAGGGAGCGAGGCGAGCACCCGGGGCCAGCCACGGAGGAGTCCCGACCACCACGGGAGCAGGGGGACTGGGAGGCAAGAGGTCGGGGGAGGCCGGGGTCAGGGCGGGAGGAACCCGATGGGTCCCGCTGCGGCTTCAGGCGCGGGGTATAGGGTAGGACCAGGAAGGGGACTGAAGCCCGGGACCAGAGCTGGGGGTGCCAGGAGCGGGGCCTCCAGTGGGAGCTCGGGGGTCCTCGCGGGTGCTTCTGGGCCGGTTGGTGGCTACCCATCCCCAGAAGCCTGGCTGCATTCCCCTATAAGGAGGCTTCGGAGGGCCCGACTGGGTTTCCCCTCCAGGGCACCGGGTCGCAAAAGCGGCGTCGAAAACTCATGAACAGGCGGCCGGGTCTGGGGCCGCCGGGGCAGTCGTGGCGTGGGGGGCGTCCTGCCCATCAGGCTGACTTCAGGGTCTCGGTCTGCGGCCTCCCTGGCCGTCGCTGCCTCCTTTTCCAGGTGCGCCTCGGCCCAGGGCTCCCAGCCACCACCTTGGGGCCGCAGAAGGCGGGCGGTCACACCGGGGCTGAGGTCAGGAGCCAGCTCACCCCGTCTCCTACGACTGTTCCCTGACCTGCGACTGTTCGGTTCTCCCGACTGGCCTTGGTCGTTGCCTTTTAGGGTCTCGGTGTGACCAACTAAGCAGACACTCAGCGGCAGCGCCGCGCTTGGGGAGACTGCAGGGCAGAAATGGGCCTAGAGGTGAAGGAGCCCTTCCCAAATCGGACAGTCCCGGGGCTGGAGAGCCGGGAGCAACCCAGTTCCCTGAAGAAATGATTGCAGCTGCTCAGGCAACACACGTAGGCCTGGAACCAACCCTGGGTGGGCGTTTAAGGGCTTGAGCCAGCTTCTGCCCCTCAAGACTCCCCAGGGAGCACGCGCCTGCGGGGAAGGACGTGGGTCGGGTGGAAGGTGGCCCGGAACCCCGGGAAGAACGCGGGCAGGGCACCAGGCAGGCAGCCGGGCCAGCGCCTCCAGCTCCCGCACCTTCGGCCCAGGGTCTCCAGCACTGGGAAGGCGACAGCGGCGACAGTGCGCCGTCCCCCTTGCACGCACTGAGGAGCCTGTCTTGGAGCTGAGACCTCCTCGCCCCCTCCGAGCTTACTGAGCACCCGGCCGGCAGCCCCCCGACTCCCCAGGATGCTGCCTTGACCCCACCTAATCTGGTCACTCACCTCCTAACCTTTCAGGGTCCAAGAGGACCCGCGTCCTGCCCCACCTTGCTGGGTGCAGAGCCGGGTGCACGCGGGACCCGCACTCGCTCTGGGCGAACACGCAGCGCCCTTCCCGGCCTCAGGCCGAGCCGGACCGCAACGCCGCTATTACTAAGGACTAAAAACAAAAGTTCTCCCCGAAGCCCACCTTTCCCCAGTAAGAAGGTGTCAAGGGTTAAACCGTTGGATTTGCCCTTTTTCTTGATCTTAGAGGGAAGAGGCAAGAACTCCTGGCACCTTTATGGGCCTCAGACCTGTGGCTGCTGCCAGCAGTCTCAGTCCCACTAACTTTGATCAGCCTTATTAATTCCAGCTGTGCTCTATTTGTTTGtcattttccccttttcctctGGAATCATTATttatagcaggaaaaaaaaagcccactGTTAGAATGGAGGCAAGGAGGGAATTTCTGAGAACCACTGGGTGAATGTATTTTTCCTTAAAGGTCACCAAAAAGGAGGGGAGGTGTAGGGGTGAGTCTTGACTCTTATGAGCTCTTCTTTGAATTTATTACTCAAGAGCATTAACTAATTACCAgatcagataaatgaaaaaaaaattccctaaaaTAACCCAAGGTAATTATAACCGTGCTGTTGACACTAACGATTAATAATTGATCAGGAGTCACACACAATAAATTGTCAATTTATCTCCCCACAAAAATGCGTGTGCTTGTGTAgcattgtgttttgtttcttccctCTGGGTATTTTCTGTGAATATCGAGTCGGTATTGGAGGCAGCCCCAAACCTCATAGTCAATTCTTTAAGaatattacatttcatttatttacagcTCCATATAGAACAAAGTAACATTAGaacaccttttaaaaatacttttattatcaTGGGGCCAgagttaaacaacaacaaaaaaaattcttcctctttccttttatcTGGGATTGCGCAAATACGGACAACagatatttcctttcttcattgtATTAGCAATACAGTCCTCTTAAATTGTGTCTTCAATTATTATCTTtcttagaaagagagagaacactCTGCCTTCACGGTAGGAAACACAAGACTATTCTCTGTTCCAAGGGTGGAGGGGACAGAGGTGCCGGTTGAGGCCACATCCATCTGTTTCTAGGGATGCAGCTGAAGGGAGAGGCTGATGCATACAAGTGGGGTGTCTGCTTCCTAAAACTGGGGCTCAAAGTGTTTTCTCTTTCACCCATCAATGGCTGAGGTCCAAGTGCATATTGTTGAAAACCAGATTCGTAGCATTCTAGCCCAAGCAAAGGGGAGGGCTAGTGAGTGCTTTCATTATGGCCAATAGATAGCAATTTTCAGCAACTGGAAAATTATATTGTCATAGATTACTTCTCCTTATAATTAGCCTTTAAAATATCTGTAGGGATTTGTCACTTGCATAAAGGTTTGAAAATACATCAAAGGGACATGTCCCCCTTGCGATTTGTAGAAATTCAAATGATGTTAATCATAATATCCACATAGCACAGACGGTTGTGTATTGTTCCCAAGATAGCCTCTTCGGTTAACGCTttcaaaaaaatagttaaaatgttatttttgtaaaagcagtttaaaacatatttattatatctatttatattttaattttgagtcTAAATGAATGTTTTCCTTGAGATTCTCAAGGTACTGGGcaactaaagaaaaattatatagtgATAATTATTGTATATTGTTACTTGGATGAAACTTTCTCATAATTCACTTCAGAGTGTTATTGAAATTTGAAAATGCCTCTGAGTGGACCACAAatttgtttggaataattttttttccaaattgatgTCTGTTTAATTGGGCTGTAACAGTGGTAGTTTAGTATGTACATTTACTCCGTAGTTAAAAAACAAAGGGTCCACTTTACTTTTAGCCTCCTTGATATGTATTTAAATGCAATTGTAAATGATCCGAAAACGCGCACGGGCTTCGGAGGTGGCTATTTCATCTTTGTGTTTCTTCGCAGTGGTTCTCGCCTCCCAGAATCCGCAGAGATCTAATAAACACATAAGTTAAAGAGAGCCTCAGGGGAACCCCGAGCCCTCTCCCACCACTCTCCCAACTCCAGAATGAGATCCGCGGCGGCCGGGCGAGGGGGTTCTGGGGAGGCGCACCCCAGGCTGGCTACCCTGAGCCCAGGCCCAAGGCGGCCCCTCTAGGCCCCTAGCACCcagcccccttcctctctccgCTCCCCGCCCCTCCTTCCTCGCATCAGACAAAGGTGGATGAAGTTCTTTTCAAGTTTCaaaggcagttgctgggcagctTTGCAGAAACAATAACTCTTTTATTGGGAACAAATGTTGACATTTGACGGGCGCGGGAGGCAGCGCCCGCGCCGGCCGCCGGGCAAGCGCCCCGGTGCTCTCGGCAGCGCCCGGCCCCCGGGGCCCACCTGAGATTAAAGCGCGAATTCCGATAAATCAGCTCTAAGGAAACCCTGGGCCGCGGAGAGCAGAAGGGCTGTCGCGGATCCACCACGCGGGCGCCGGGCCGCGGAGCCGGGAGCGCGCCCAGGCCTGCACCCGCAGCAAAGCCAAGGCCACCGCCCCAAAGCCCATCTGCTCCTGGTCGCCCCGTTTTGCCGACGTCTCCCCGGCCTCAGTCAACAACAGCAAACTTCTATCTTGGAGGGCTAGGTAATTTTTGACTATGAAAATTttacagcaaaaataaaattcagacccCATTAGCTTCCCTCTCCAGTGAAagatctctctgtctttctctctccttccttcctcgtTCATCTTTTCCAATGACCAGCATGGAGAGGAGCTCATAAATCActctacatttctttaaaaagatcccTCTAAACACCTGCAGGTTTTAGGTTCTTAGTGTATATTTTAGAAATCAAGTTCTCTAGAAGGAAATTCAGGTCAGGAGACAGAGTGGGTAAGTTATGGAAATCTTTAATAATTTGTTGGGCATATAAACATCAAAGAAGCTTCCTTAGCCTTGGCTAATCTCCTGAGCTGCTTTGAGTTTTCACCAATTGAAATGTGCATGTCCTCCCAGAGAATggagtcgtgtgtgtgtgtgtgtgtgtgtgtgtgtgtgtgtgtgtgtgttgaaaggGAACAGGGATCGCATGTTCAGGTAAAACAATCTTCCTCGTTCCAAAGGGAGGCGGCTTTTACCCCTGCTGCAATGCCTGAACATAAGCGCAAAGGTTAATTTTGGCTTAGCTTTTCTACTCTCACACTTAAGAAATGTACTGCCTTAAATGTTGTATCTTCATTAGAGTGCATGATCTTTCCgtgtttattttgttaaatattgttAACTTTCATACTTTTCACAGAAGTCTTCCAATTACTCTAGTTATAACATTACATATAGCAGAGACATTGCTGCCATGTGCAATTTATTTCCTGCTGATTTAGGAAATATGGGTAATATTAATAAAAGCAAGCTACATAAGACCTTCAGACAACAATCTAAAACGCTTCCTGAAGGGGAAAATCATTATCTCTATGAAAAGTCCATGAAGGTTTTATTTCTAAAACCAAAACAAGCAAATATACTCAATCCCCCTTTTACCCTCCAGACCTCAGATGTGTTTGTTTCCAGATACACTGCCAGAGTGGCAAAGCTTACCATGTGAAAAATCTTTCCTCCTGCCAATAGATAGCTCAGCTCCACACACGCTCATATCTATTACTAGGAGaggcagagaagacagaaaaatagttCTCCACCACAGAGATTTACTTTATGTCTGACCTCCAAATgcttcaatatttaaaactaacaaaatacataagaaataacagaaaacagaaacctGGTTCTGCCCCCCTTCTCCACAGTCAAACCACAATCACTTCTCCCCATCGGTATGGCTCTGTGTCCAGTTAACAGTCCCCTGGTTTGGCCTCAAGTATCTAAGATTACTTTCAAATACCCTTTCTAACAAGACCCCAGCAAGAGGCCACTAATTTCTATGGCAAAAAAAGCCACTAGAGAGAGATCCGTTTGTCAATATCAACTGGTCCAGCAATTTCCCATCCTCAGACACATTGGCCTATCGGAGCTGGCAGATGTTTAGACAAGATTTTATAAATTGTTCAATATCAGCCCATAATGAACCCCAACTGACCATTCCAAAGCAGCTAAAAGCATCCCAGACCTCCCCCGCTGGGATCCAATAATGCTCTCATGCTGCAACATTATTAATCATGGAATAAAATAGATGAACCTCTTGAAAAATAAGTGTATGATTGATTAAAGGGCAATCTAAGAAGctattattcttgttttataacCGTAAGTTATATTCACTCAATTTATCTTTCGAGAGGAAATAAATGATTGTTCATTTCTTCTCTGAAATTACATTATATGGATACCCATATAATTTTGCTGAAAATTAAAGTGACAGGCTTGCTACTTTTATGATACTAATCAAAGGGGATATGTTACTTGACTACAAATTTTAGACTTGTCCTATAATTAGAAAGTGAGTAACACAATAAAGAGGCAGTAGTCTAAGGTTGTTTAAAGGTTTCTTTTCCCCCAGGGTAAGAGTAAGAGCCACTGAAAGGAAAGTAAGTCCCTCCCCCAGATCCTCACCCTAGGTTTAATATGCATTATAGGAAAAGGAGAGTTAAGAAATCCTTCCATAAATTTGAATAATTAGGCCAATTTGGATAAttcaggctttaaaaaaaacaattatttccaTCAGTAATTTATTGGTGGGGGGGTGTGACTCTCCATTATCAATATTATTCTCCAGTTTGGTTTACTGAGGAGGTTCAAGAAGCCAGcatcagaaataaatataaaatgcataggGTGTCAGAtcattttattttgccaagttttaaaaatttacactAACAAGTAATTAGCATACTCAGGGCACAAAAATcttatgttttttggttttttttgcaaTACCTGTATAGAAATCATCTACAGCACATGTTTCTCCCGATTATATACTTCTCTtccatctgcctttttttttttttttttcaatgctcaggagagaaaggagagtttATTTCACACAGGTTTTCATTAAAAAGGTGAGGTCAGATCACCTGGAGGTTATTCACTACAGCTCTACCCCAAATCATTCTTCTAGGAAAAATAAGCCCCAAACACCATATTATTGTAGACTAGTCtgtttttatttacaatttaagaTATAAATTAGTAAAGAATTCGTGTTAAACAACCAACAAAGATTGTATAACCAGCAatgttcaaataaaaaccaggcagaatttatttacaaaaagttTAGATTCCATTGCAATACAACTTGCATAAATTACTAGAAGCTttatatcattataaaaataaatatcaaatttgTTTCCACTTCTGAAGTACTCAAGTTCTTCCATCACGTTTTATTTCTACTGTGTACATCTTTTACAAATAAACTTTACAGTAAATCCTATCACACCTATAGAATATATACCATGGCAATGAAGTGATCAATTCAAGATATCCTGAGAAAAACAGATTGTTTTCAAAAGTCACACGTACATCGGGGAAACTATACTATGCCAACAAATTCACATATGTCCAACAATAGTCTCTTCCAATTGTTAGAGTCTGTGGGCTGACAGTGCTGTGTGGATCCTTCTCTTTTACAGTGGCACAAGATGTGGTCTGGATTTAGACATCTGTTTGTTGTATCTGTAAATTTATGAGCTTGGGAAGAGAGAATGGcctgctgactttttttttttttttttctcaaagcaaTTGTGACACCTACCTGTGGACCaaggaaaaaatcaaatcatCCCCAATCTTTCAGTTCCACAACAACACCATTATAAAAACGAGTTGATCTGAAGTGGTTCCAAATCTTTCTTATCTTCAAGATCTATGATTAGTAATTCTGACTCGTTGCAAAGCAACATATTTTTTGAGATACTGTTGTGAGCCCCGGGAGAATGTCAGAGTCCTGTCCACTTGGACATGGGTGGAGGGGAGGTAGGGCAGGGCTGATAAAAGACTAGTACGCCTCGTGTCTCTTCAGTCTTATTTTGCAAACATCATCTATAAAGGTTTTTGCTACTCCAAGTTTTGGTAGCCCAAGCTCATCAAAGCATGTGTCTATTATGTGTCTAGCATAGTAAAAATGGCTCTAAATTGCATATAAATGCCCAGATTTTAATAATCTattgtttcaaaagaaaacaacagtagtgtgtaatacatatatacacatgtgctaTATATATAcgtactatatatatacatatatatattcacacacacacacatatatatatatattttttttccttccctaggTAAAGGAGTGATAGAACTTGTGCCAAAAAGAGGGaatctataaaacagaaaatatagttTCCCCCTTAAGGAAAGAAAAGCTGGACAAGATTGAAATGCTCTGTCTTCTAACCCCATGACCAGAAGCAAGAAAAACACATTAAGCAAGTTGGTGCTGGGAGGCTCCACAGGGTCTGGGAAGCACCAGGGTGCCCACTTACTTGCATTGCTGTGCTCGGCCCTTCTATAGGTAGGGCTGGACGCCCCCGCCAACCACGGTGCAGCCCTCGCTGGCATCTGTCAGGGGAGTGGGCAGTTAGTCAGAACCGACCCCACAGCCTGCTGGCTGCGCAGACCACCGTGCACCCACCATCCTCCACTCCCAGGCAAACAGCAGTTTGGGAAACCGACTGTCTCCAGGGCCGCTATCTGAGACGACTTTTGGTGACGTTCCCTAGTTCTTAACTTCCCCCCTTGAACTCCTCTTTCGGGTAGCCTGACTTAGGAGCAACACAGGCAACATAGCACAGGGGAAAAAACGGTTTTCTTTCcgaacaacgacaacaacaaaaagcggaaaaaacatttgattttatcttttgaaGACAAAACGCCTCCGAGAGTAACTGGAACGTTCTGTTTGCTTCTAGCCAACGGCAGAAAAGCGGATTCAACTCTGACTCCTTAACAAGACACCGAAACACACCCAGGCTCATTAGGGCGACACGCTGTAATTTGAATTTCGTGGCAATCTGGGTTTGCCGAAACTAAGACAGCCACGATAATAATagtcaaaataacagtaaattaagtaaaaataaataataacagggCAAGTCTAAAAAGAGGGCCACACCTTCTTTGGCTTCCATCTCGCCCTCCGCCCTCACTCTGCTAATTCTGGGTCCCAGGAGTGGCCCCCTGGATCTTCTTCCCGGACCCTCCCTCGGGTCTCCCGGGCGCTCCGCCTCCCCGGGGctggctctccctcccctcccggGCGCCCCCGGCCGCGGGCTGCCTACCTTTCTTGGGCTCGTAGCCGCCGCCCGGAGGCCGGTAGTGGGACTCGAGCGGGTGCGCGCCCGCCTTGCCCGCGTCGCTGGCCGCCTTTGGCGCGGTGTGCAGGGCCTCGCCGGGGGCCGCGGCCGCAGAGTTGTACCGCAGGAGACCCTGGCCCTGCAGCGCCGCGTTCAAGTTCCCGTAGTTTGTGTAGTTGCCGTAGAAGGGCGACGTGTAGTAGAGGGGGCGGCCCAGCAGCGGCGAGGCAGGGTAGGGCGAGCCTCCTGGCGGTGCCCCGGTTGAGGCCGGCGCGGCGGCCGCGGGCAGCCCCGGTGGCCCGCAGCCCGGGCCCAGGCTCGGCTGCTTGAGGTCCGACGTGGCGATCTCGGCCAGCGACCACAGCTTGGGCTTGCTGGCGGGGGGCGGCGCGCCCGGAGACGTCCGGCTGCCCTGGGGCGTCTTGCGGCCACCGCGGGGCGCGGCCTCGGGCGGGGGGCTCAGCAGCGGCGCCTCCAAGCCGGTAAGCGGCGACGAGGTCACGGGCTTGGGCGGCGCCAGGCCCCGCTCGCCCTCCTCGTCGTCGTCCTCGTCGTCCTCCAGGTCGTCATACTTGTCCTTGCACTCCGAGCCCGATTCGCACAGGGGGTCCCCGGCGCGGCACGGAAGCTTCTCCCCGT
This genomic interval carries:
- the IRX2 gene encoding iroquois-class homeodomain protein IRX-2; amino-acid sequence: MSYPQGYLYQAPGSLALYSCPAYGASALAAPRSEELARSASGSAFSPYPGSAAFTAQAATGFGSPLQYSADAAAAAAGFPSYMGAPYDAHTTGMTGAISYHPYGSAAYPYQLNDPAYRKNATRDATATLKAWLNEHRKNPYPTKGEKIMLAIITKMTLTQVSTWFANARRRLKKENKMTWAPRNKSEDEDEDEGDATRSKDESPDKAQEGTETSAEDEGISLHVDSLTDHSCSAESDGEKLPCRAGDPLCESGSECKDKYDDLEDDEDDDEEGERGLAPPKPVTSSPLTGLEAPLLSPPPEAAPRGGRKTPQGSRTSPGAPPPASKPKLWSLAEIATSDLKQPSLGPGCGPPGLPAAAAPASTGAPPGGSPYPASPLLGRPLYYTSPFYGNYTNYGNLNAALQGQGLLRYNSAAAAPGEALHTAPKAASDAGKAGAHPLESHYRPPGGGYEPKKDASEGCTVVGGGVQPYL